A region of Granulicella sibirica DNA encodes the following proteins:
- a CDS encoding SDR family NAD(P)-dependent oxidoreductase, which translates to MANTFGAKSTTEDVLSGVRLDGRRILVTGVSAGIGVETARALVAHGAYVVGAARDLAKAEGATAQVRDDAAANGGGFELIALDLSDLKSVRACADELLKKGELFDVVIANAGVMATPFGHTSDGFETQFGTNHLGHFVLVNRIASLIRDGGRLINLASSGHRFANVDLVDPNFEHTTYEPFVAYGRSKTANILFAVEFDRRHKERGVRAAAVHPGGIYTELGRHMEPGQLEAMVAQISKQLEAEGGGPFEFKTIPQGAATSVWAGVVAPAEEIGGRYCENCHVGRIVADDVTISAISEGVRAYALDPDNAKALWKKSEEMVGESF; encoded by the coding sequence ATGGCGAACACTTTTGGTGCGAAGTCGACGACGGAAGATGTGCTTTCGGGTGTGAGGCTGGATGGCAGGCGGATTCTAGTTACCGGCGTTTCGGCTGGGATCGGCGTGGAGACGGCGCGGGCGCTGGTCGCGCATGGAGCCTATGTTGTCGGTGCGGCGCGGGATCTCGCAAAGGCCGAAGGCGCTACGGCGCAGGTGCGTGACGATGCGGCTGCGAATGGTGGCGGCTTCGAGCTGATTGCGCTTGATCTCTCCGACCTGAAAAGCGTTCGGGCTTGCGCGGATGAACTGCTGAAGAAAGGCGAACTCTTCGACGTGGTGATCGCGAATGCGGGCGTAATGGCGACACCGTTCGGGCATACCTCCGATGGCTTTGAGACGCAGTTCGGGACGAATCACCTGGGCCACTTTGTGCTCGTCAATCGGATTGCTTCCCTGATCCGAGACGGTGGACGGCTGATCAACCTTGCTTCCTCGGGACATCGGTTCGCGAACGTCGATCTAGTCGATCCAAACTTTGAACACACGACGTATGAGCCGTTTGTGGCTTACGGGCGATCGAAGACGGCGAATATTCTGTTCGCGGTCGAGTTCGATCGGCGGCACAAGGAGCGGGGCGTGCGGGCTGCGGCGGTTCATCCGGGCGGGATCTATACCGAGCTTGGCCGTCACATGGAGCCGGGGCAGCTCGAGGCGATGGTGGCGCAGATCAGCAAGCAACTCGAAGCGGAAGGCGGCGGCCCGTTTGAGTTCAAGACGATTCCGCAGGGCGCGGCGACGTCGGTCTGGGCGGGTGTCGTGGCTCCGGCTGAGGAGATTGGCGGACGGTACTGCGAGAACTGCCATGTCGGCAGGATTGTGGCGGACGATGTGACCATCAGCGCGATCAGCGAAGGTGTTCGTGCGTATGCGCTTGATCCTGACAATGCCAAGGCGCTCTGGAAGAAGAGCGAGGAGATGGTTGGGGAGTCCTTTTAG
- a CDS encoding glycoside hydrolase family 2 protein, whose translation MSNVSRILPKASFTWRVSSALLVFCGLVLPVCAQQPLKTLLVGVDRRSVTSLDGDWHYLVDQPPAKGLYKPDGTVKEDGYGLNTHPNISSGPHNDEYDFATAPTMKVPGDWNTQDPALFRFEGVVWFERDFDFQAKAGARTFLHIGAANYKSFVWMNGKHVCDHEGGFTPFDCEVTAILKPTQNSVVIAVDSTRMVDGIPSVSIDWFNYGGLNRDVSLVTVPPAFIDDYDVHLKKEATFSSVNANTLTGYVHVVGAAAGTNVTVSVPEAGVRTTAKTDGDGKAAFEVKASKLELWSHETPKLYKVELASGEDRIDEEIGFRDIRVDGTRILLNGKAIFLQGANMHAEAPIRTGRAYSDEDVKNIFGFLKDLNANFVRLAHYPHDERMERMADKQGIMIWSEIPLWQHISFEKPEVYAKATFMLNEMIRRDRNKASVILWSVSNETPNNPTRTKFLTDLANEARRLDATRPITSALIGPHAKGDQIVQDDPLANALDVVGQNEYVGWYEGTPDEADKLHWTMPNKPILMSEFGAEAKFGDHGGRNDRWAEEQQVNVYEHQFVMINKIPQVRGLVPWVLMDFRSPGRNIPKLQDGFNRKGLFSEKGEKKQAFYLFQKTYKERLVGKAE comes from the coding sequence ATGAGCAACGTCTCCAGGATTCTTCCCAAGGCTTCTTTCACGTGGCGCGTTTCGTCGGCTCTGCTTGTCTTCTGCGGACTGGTTCTACCGGTTTGCGCGCAGCAGCCGCTAAAGACACTGCTGGTTGGGGTGGACCGGCGTTCGGTTACTTCGCTTGATGGGGACTGGCATTATCTGGTGGATCAGCCACCAGCCAAGGGTCTTTATAAGCCGGATGGGACGGTGAAGGAAGACGGCTACGGGCTGAACACGCACCCGAACATCAGCAGCGGGCCGCATAACGATGAGTACGACTTTGCCACGGCTCCGACGATGAAGGTGCCGGGAGACTGGAACACGCAGGATCCGGCGTTGTTCCGGTTCGAGGGCGTGGTGTGGTTTGAGCGGGACTTCGACTTTCAGGCGAAGGCGGGGGCTCGGACGTTTTTACATATCGGCGCGGCGAACTACAAGTCGTTTGTGTGGATGAATGGGAAGCATGTTTGCGATCACGAGGGTGGGTTTACCCCGTTTGATTGCGAGGTGACGGCGATTTTGAAGCCGACGCAGAACTCCGTCGTGATTGCGGTGGACTCGACGCGGATGGTGGATGGTATTCCTTCGGTGTCGATCGACTGGTTCAACTATGGCGGACTGAACCGGGATGTATCTCTGGTGACGGTGCCGCCGGCGTTCATTGACGACTATGACGTCCACTTGAAGAAGGAGGCTACGTTTTCTTCAGTGAATGCGAATACGTTGACTGGGTATGTGCATGTCGTCGGTGCCGCTGCTGGTACGAATGTCACTGTCAGCGTTCCTGAAGCTGGGGTGAGGACGACGGCCAAGACGGATGGTGACGGTAAGGCGGCATTCGAGGTGAAGGCGAGCAAGCTTGAGCTTTGGTCTCATGAGACACCGAAGCTGTACAAGGTCGAGCTGGCTTCGGGTGAGGACAGGATCGATGAGGAGATCGGGTTCCGCGATATTCGGGTTGATGGGACGCGGATCCTGTTGAATGGGAAGGCAATCTTTCTGCAGGGCGCGAATATGCATGCCGAGGCTCCGATCCGGACGGGTCGCGCTTACAGCGATGAGGATGTAAAGAACATCTTCGGGTTTCTGAAGGATCTGAATGCGAACTTTGTGCGGCTTGCGCACTATCCGCATGATGAGCGCATGGAACGGATGGCGGACAAGCAGGGGATCATGATCTGGTCGGAGATTCCGCTGTGGCAGCATATCTCGTTCGAGAAGCCCGAGGTGTATGCGAAGGCTACGTTCATGCTGAACGAGATGATTCGGCGGGATAGGAACAAGGCTTCGGTGATCCTGTGGTCGGTTTCGAATGAGACGCCGAACAACCCGACGCGGACGAAGTTCCTGACGGATCTGGCGAACGAGGCGCGGAGGCTGGATGCGACGAGGCCGATTACGTCCGCGTTGATCGGACCGCATGCGAAGGGGGACCAGATCGTGCAGGATGATCCGCTGGCGAATGCTCTGGACGTGGTTGGGCAGAACGAGTACGTCGGTTGGTATGAGGGGACGCCGGATGAGGCAGACAAGCTGCATTGGACGATGCCGAATAAGCCTATCCTGATGTCGGAGTTTGGGGCAGAGGCGAAGTTCGGAGACCACGGTGGGAGGAACGATCGCTGGGCGGAGGAGCAGCAGGTGAACGTCTACGAACACCAGTTCGTGATGATCAACAAGATCCCGCAGGTGCGTGGGCTTGTGCCGTGGGTGCTGATGGACTTCCGCTCGCCGGGCCGCAATATTCCGAAGCTGCAGGATGGGTTCAATCGAAAAGGACTGTTCTCGGAGAAGGGGGAGAAGAAGCAGGCGTTCTATCTCTTCCAGAAGACGTACAAGGAGAGGTTGGTTGGTAAGGCGGAGTAG
- a CDS encoding TonB-dependent receptor domain-containing protein has product MKLCLPIAALVLLVPSAYSQTPTDSAQEAPKPPAESLASSAASEIPLNKRDFSALLLLSVGTSTDSNGTNYTPQFAINGQRGVEATFAMDGAETSDPEMGGSTFSNFNVDAIQAIDSTSGWMPAEIGHGSSGFTNISTRSGNARIHGSFFEFIRNSSLDARNYFDHSSPANPGRIPPFRRNEFGLTNGGPVILPHIYDGEGKTFYFVELQALRQVLGTTQVFPVPTAQERSGIDSTAFPGDPLTVRIDPGIAKILARYPLPNYPQGAFGVHTYATSAKILTTSDQFSVRLDHQAGPKNHFFGRVSFDNLIGPTTNPDQTALDPSFGVQYRDHQRNVTFDYARTASPRLILETQFDITRTTPAFITNNHTDPAIKFNDGLYESFNSTAGSVIAAFNNLFSLRQSASFTTKRHNVKAGAEVRLNRDTSYFGQSLNGEFDFGGGAAYSPVEIRSQSGAHVIHAGDPLPDTLSSFLVGSAFNYNVAVASPFTSGGEHIGPAATSRSAWGAWIQDTWKINDRFTLNYGLRYEHYTPIEERAHRTSSLRDANNALGQIFVVNPQPAYDNSRFNWSPRVQLDTQLPQHLILHAGGALTTVPPNIWQDNLLTGGSPFAIYPRLTSSSANPIPYGYQIDASKLPRAYTPDGADIFPNNNTKAVAPNTLFDVDRYERDLAAISPGDQINPISVSGVDPKFGNAYLGTWTAGLERSFGSLNASATYIGTAAMRLPRISFPNAYPGATPAFARHTEFDAQGNVTGGFGTEQLIRATSHSSYHALQASLQGTTGHGGPGLQASYTWSKSLDDTSTVSGGLNAGASGAVTLTSPQDPFDTHPEKGPSSFDTTHVFSLSAAQDLHLESIQTLEQLPMKLRSGWEVISISTITSGSPFTVYSGVQQTGAGAGSADRPDLITTPALSTARTKREDYFGLGDGNASFFSIPIGIPGGTGPNSGRFGTLGRNTFRGPAFYDFDVSLIKDTPVGHRGKGELAVIQFRSEFFNVFNIANLGLPANILTGSGFGVISKTAGTSRQVQFSLKILY; this is encoded by the coding sequence ATGAAGCTCTGCCTCCCCATCGCCGCGCTCGTCCTCCTCGTCCCGTCGGCTTACTCCCAAACCCCCACCGACTCCGCGCAGGAAGCCCCCAAGCCCCCGGCCGAATCCCTCGCCAGCTCCGCCGCCAGCGAAATTCCCCTGAATAAACGCGATTTCAGCGCCCTTCTCCTGCTCTCCGTCGGCACAAGCACCGACTCCAACGGAACCAATTACACCCCCCAGTTCGCCATCAACGGCCAGCGCGGCGTCGAGGCCACCTTCGCCATGGACGGAGCCGAAACCAGCGACCCCGAAATGGGCGGCTCCACCTTCTCCAACTTCAACGTGGACGCCATCCAGGCCATCGATTCCACCTCCGGCTGGATGCCCGCCGAGATCGGCCACGGCTCCTCCGGCTTCACCAACATCTCCACGCGCTCCGGAAATGCCCGTATTCACGGCTCTTTCTTCGAATTCATCCGCAACTCCTCACTCGACGCCCGCAACTACTTCGACCACTCCTCCCCCGCAAATCCCGGTCGAATCCCACCCTTCCGCCGCAACGAGTTCGGCCTCACCAACGGCGGACCCGTCATCCTCCCGCACATCTACGACGGTGAGGGCAAAACCTTCTACTTTGTTGAACTTCAAGCCCTCCGCCAGGTCCTTGGAACCACCCAGGTATTCCCCGTCCCCACCGCCCAGGAGCGCTCAGGCATTGATTCCACAGCCTTTCCCGGCGATCCCCTCACCGTCCGCATCGATCCCGGCATAGCCAAAATTCTCGCCCGCTACCCCCTCCCCAACTACCCCCAGGGAGCCTTCGGCGTCCACACCTACGCCACCTCCGCCAAGATCCTCACCACCTCCGACCAGTTCTCCGTCCGCCTCGACCATCAGGCCGGCCCGAAAAACCACTTCTTCGGCCGCGTCTCCTTCGACAACCTGATCGGCCCCACCACAAACCCCGACCAAACCGCCCTCGACCCCTCCTTCGGCGTCCAGTACCGCGATCACCAGCGCAACGTCACCTTCGACTACGCCCGCACCGCCTCCCCCCGCCTCATCCTCGAAACCCAGTTCGACATCACCCGCACCACCCCCGCCTTCATCACCAACAACCACACCGACCCTGCCATCAAGTTCAACGACGGCCTCTACGAATCCTTCAATTCCACCGCCGGAAGTGTGATCGCGGCCTTCAATAACCTGTTTTCCCTCCGCCAATCCGCCAGTTTCACCACCAAACGCCATAACGTCAAGGCAGGTGCCGAGGTTCGCCTCAACCGCGACACAAGCTACTTCGGCCAGAGCCTCAACGGCGAATTCGACTTCGGTGGCGGCGCCGCCTACTCCCCCGTCGAGATCCGCTCGCAGTCCGGCGCCCACGTCATTCACGCCGGCGACCCGCTTCCCGACACGCTCTCCAGCTTTCTCGTCGGCAGCGCCTTCAACTACAACGTAGCCGTCGCCTCCCCCTTCACCTCCGGCGGAGAGCACATCGGACCCGCCGCCACCAGCCGCAGCGCCTGGGGAGCCTGGATTCAGGACACCTGGAAGATCAACGACCGCTTCACCCTCAACTACGGCCTCCGCTACGAGCACTACACCCCCATCGAAGAGCGCGCTCACCGCACCTCCAGCCTCCGCGACGCCAACAACGCCCTCGGCCAGATCTTCGTCGTCAACCCGCAACCGGCATACGACAACAGCCGCTTCAACTGGTCCCCCCGCGTCCAGCTCGACACCCAACTCCCCCAGCACCTCATCCTCCACGCCGGCGGAGCCCTCACCACCGTCCCGCCCAACATCTGGCAGGACAACCTCCTCACCGGCGGCTCCCCCTTCGCCATCTATCCGCGCCTCACCTCCTCCAGCGCGAACCCCATTCCCTACGGCTACCAGATCGACGCCTCCAAACTCCCCCGCGCCTACACCCCGGACGGCGCCGACATCTTCCCCAACAACAACACCAAGGCCGTCGCCCCCAACACCCTGTTCGACGTCGACCGCTACGAGCGCGACCTCGCCGCCATCTCTCCCGGAGACCAGATCAATCCCATCAGCGTCAGCGGCGTCGACCCCAAGTTCGGCAACGCCTACCTCGGAACCTGGACCGCCGGCCTCGAGCGTTCCTTCGGCAGCCTCAACGCCTCCGCCACCTACATCGGAACCGCAGCCATGCGTCTGCCGCGCATCAGCTTCCCCAACGCCTACCCCGGCGCGACCCCGGCCTTCGCCCGCCACACCGAGTTCGACGCGCAGGGAAACGTCACCGGCGGCTTCGGCACCGAGCAACTCATCCGAGCCACCTCGCACTCCAGCTACCACGCCCTCCAGGCCTCGCTCCAGGGGACAACCGGCCATGGCGGCCCGGGTCTCCAGGCAAGCTACACCTGGTCGAAGTCGCTCGACGATACAAGCACCGTCTCAGGCGGTCTCAACGCCGGAGCCTCCGGAGCGGTCACCCTCACCTCCCCGCAAGACCCCTTCGACACCCACCCCGAAAAAGGCCCATCCTCGTTCGACACAACCCACGTCTTCTCCCTCAGCGCCGCCCAGGACCTTCACCTCGAGAGCATCCAGACTCTCGAACAGCTCCCCATGAAACTCCGTTCCGGATGGGAGGTCATCAGCATCTCGACCATCACCAGCGGCTCTCCCTTCACCGTCTACTCCGGCGTTCAGCAGACGGGAGCCGGAGCAGGCTCCGCCGACCGCCCCGACCTCATCACAACTCCCGCGCTCTCCACCGCCCGAACCAAGCGCGAGGACTACTTCGGCCTCGGCGACGGCAACGCATCCTTCTTCAGCATTCCCATCGGGATCCCCGGCGGGACCGGCCCCAACTCCGGCCGCTTCGGAACCCTCGGCCGCAACACCTTCCGAGGCCCCGCCTTCTACGACTTCGACGTCTCCCTCATCAAGGACACGCCCGTAGGCCACCGAGGCAAGGGCGAACTCGCCGTCATCCAGTTCCGTTCGGAGTTCTTCAACGTCTTCAACATCGCTAACCTCGGCCTGCCCGCGAACATCCTCACCGGCTCCGGCTTCGGCGTCATCAGCAAGACCGCCGGAACTTCCCGCCAGGTGCAGTTTTCCCTCAAAATCCTCTACTAA